CCGACGCCGCATGCAGAATGTGGCTGCACGCGTCAGTGGGCGCTTCGAAATCGGTCAGGCTGCCGGCGATGAAGTTCAGTCCCGCGCGACCGCGCAGATGCGGTGCGCGTTGTTCGAGGAATTTCTCCGGTGATCGGCTCAGCACCGTGACGCGCAGGTTCAGCGCGTGCTTCTCATTTGCCCACAGCAGGCTCTCGAGCAGCCAGATGCCGAAGAAGCCAGTGCCGCCCGTGATGAACAGATGGGCATCGCGCAACTGCGCCAGATCGTCTTCCAGTTGGGCGGCGACATGTTCCAGATCGCGTTGGAACAGTGTGTGGCCGCTCGGAATCGTGTGCTCCATAAAACTCTCAGTCAAAGTTGATGCGTTCGCGCTCGACCACCATCGGCCGCTTCACTGTGTGGGTGACCAGCAGGCCAACGTATTCGCCGAGCAGCCCCATCAGCAGGAACAACATGCCCATGAAGAAGAACAAGCCGATCGCGAGCGGCGCGATACCCATCTGGAATTCGCTCCACGCCAGCAGCTTGCGCACGAAGTAGTAGATGCCGGTCAGGAAGCTGAGGCCGCTCATCGCAATGCCGATCATCGTCGCAAGACGCAGCGGCGCTTTCGAGTGGTTGACAATGCCGAGCAGCGCACTGTCGAGATAGACGAGGAACGTCCCCTTCGAAATGCCGCGCTTGCGCACCGGCTTGTCGAACGGCACTTCGGCGCGTGCGTAGCCGATTTCGCAGATCAGGCCGCGGAAATACGGATACGGGTCTTCGATCTTGCGCAGAATGTCCATTACTGCCTTGTCGTACAGACCGAAGCCGGTGAAGTTCTGCACCTGTTCGACTTCCGAAATGCGCGTGATCAGCGCGTAGTAGGCCTTGCGCATCAGCGGCATCAGGCCGCGCTCTTCGTGCTTACGGCGCACGCCGATCGCCACCTTGAAACCTTCTTCCCACTTGCGGATGAAATCGAGGATCAGTTCAGGCGGATCTTCGAGGTCCGACGCCATGCCGATCACGGCGTCGCCTTGCGCGAGCAGCAGCGCGTGATACGGCGAGCGGATGTGGCCAAAGTTGCGGACGTTGACGATCGCCTTCAGACGCTTGTCTTGTGCGGCGATTTCCCGGATGACTTCAACGGTGCCGTCGGTCGACGCATTGTCGATCAGCAGGATTTCGTAGTCGAGATGTGGCACCTGCGCCATCACAGCAGTAATGCGCTGATGGAGTTCGGCGATGTTGTCGCGCTCGTTGAAGCAGCCGGCAACGATACTAATTAGTTTCTTGTCGCTCATCCGCGCTGTACTTTCTTGAAAGTGAACCGGTCGTGACCCGCGTAGGAAATGGCCACGCTGACGCCCATGAGCATGCCCTGAGCAAGCCAGAACGGAATGCCGAGGACGTTCACGAGCAACCATAATCCGGCGATGCCAATGAGTGCGCTGCTGCCGTACACGACATAGCAGCGCAGATATTCGCGCAGCCACGGGGCGCGCGAGTTGAACACGAAGAGCTTGTACGTAATGAACGACTCGGTGATGCAGATCACGTTGGCGATCACACCAATCACAACGATGTGCAGATGCGGCCGCAACGCATAGTACAAACCGACGGTCGCGAAGTAGCCGAAGGCGGTGTTGAGGCCGCCCACGAGCAGGTAGCGCAACATCTTCTTGCGCGATTCCCGGTCGCCGGTGAATACCGCTTTCAGCTTGTTCAGCATGTTAGCTTGCTGCCTTTCACAGAGTCGTTCCGTTCATTTTGCCCGGCCGCTTAGAAATTCACGCCGAGGAAGGTTTCGATCTTCTCGGCGATGTAGTCGAGCTGCGGCTGCTTCAGACCGGGGAATGTGCCGACCCAGAACGTGTCGTTCATGATCACGTCGGTATTGGTCAGTTCGCCGCTCACGCGGTAATTGCGGCCGATCATGTACGGCTGGCGCGTCAGATTGCCCGCGAACAGAAGGCGTGTACCGATCTTGTTCTGGTCGAGATAGGTCAGCAGATCGACGCGGCGCAGGCCTGCTTCCGGCTTCAGCGTGATGGGAAAACCGAACCACGACGGGTCCGAATTCGGTGTCGCTTCCGGCAGGATCAGGAATTCGGCGCAACTGCTCAGACGGTCTTTCAGGTACGCGAAGTTACGGCGGCGCGCTTCGACGAACTCGGCCGCGCGGTCGAGCTGCGCGAGGCCACAGGCGGCCTGCATGTCGGTGATCTTCAGGTTGTAACCGAGGTGCGAGTACGTGTACTTGTGGTCGTAGCCTTCCGGCAGGTTGCCGAGCTTCCAGCAGAAGCGCTTGCCGCAGGTGTTGTCCTTACCAGGCGGGCAATAGCAGTCGCGGCCCCAGTCGCGGAACGATTCGGCGATCAGACGCAGGTCCGGATCGTTCGTGAACACCGCGCCGCCTTCGCCCATCGTGATGTGGTGGGCCGGGTAGAAGCTTAGCGTGCCGATATCGCCGAACGTGCCGACCATCTTGCCGTTGTAAGTCGAACCGAGCGCGTCGCAGCAGTCTTCGATCAGCCACAGGTTGTGCTTTTTGCACAGCGCGACGATCACGTCGAGGTTGTAAGGATTGCCCAGTGTATGGGCCAGCATGATCGCCTTGGTCTTCGGGCTGATCGCAGCTTCGATCTTCGACGCGTCGATATTGTACGTGCCCAGTTCGACGTCGACGAACACCGGCACCGCGCCGAATTGCAGGATCGGGTTCACGGTCGTCGGGAAGCCAGCGGCGACGCCGATGACTTCGTCACCCGGCTTGATCGCGCGGTCGCCGAGCTTCGGCGAAGTCAGCGTCGAGAACGCAACTAGATTCGCCGACGAACCCGAGTTGACCGTGATCAGGTGCTGCACACCGATGAACTTCGCGAGACGTTGCTCGAACTGTTCGTTAAAGCGTCCCGTGGTGAGCCAGCCGTCTAGCGATGCGTCGACCATCAGCTCCAGTTCGCGCGCGCCGATGACCTTGCCTGACGGCGGAATCACCGTGACGCCGGCTTCGAAGTCGGGTGCGCGCGTGGCGAGTTCGCCGAACTGGCCGACCAACTGAATAATTTGCTCTCTGAGCTGCTCTTTACTGGGATTCATTTGACTTGGTAGGCATTGATTTGTGAAAGGGACAGCGCGCGCATATCGGCATTTCGCAGGAAAGCCTGATGCCACTCGACGATGTGGTCGATCGCTTCGGAAAGCGTCCAGCGCGGCGACCAGCCGAGCAGGTTCTTTGCCTTCGAGCAATCGAGTTTCAGATAGGTCGCCTCGTGAGGCTGCGGTGCGGCATCGCGCTGCCAGGCGGCACCGTCGCCCCAGCGGGACACCAGATGTTCGACGATCCATTGCACGGGTTGCGTGTCAGAATCGTTCGGGCCGAAATTCCAGCCGCCGGTGAACTTTGTGCCCTCCGTATGGAGTTTTTCGGCCAATAGCAGATAACCACTTAACGGTTCGAGGACGTGCTGCCATGGCCGGATCGCATGAGGATTGCGGATCTGCACGGGCACACAGGCGCTGACTGCACGCATCATGTCGGGAATCAGGCGGTCGCCCGCCCAGTCGCCGCCACCGATCACATTGCCGGCGCGACCGCTGGCGAGAGCGACACGGTGTTCAGCGAACGCATGCGGATTGAAATACGAATTCCGGTACGCGTCGGTGACCAGTTCAGCGCAGCCCTTGCTGTTGCTGTACGGATCGAAGCCGCCCATCGGCTCGGTTTCCCGATAGCCCCACACCCACTCGCGATTTTCATAACACTTGTCACTCGTGACGTTCACGACTGCACGTACCGATGACGTGCGACGCACCGCCTCGAGCAGAAGTACCGTGCCCATCACGTTGGTGGAGTAGGTTTCAACTGGTTCTTTGTATGACAGACGCACAAGCGGCTGGGCCGCCATGTGAATCACGATCTCTGGCTGGTTTTCATCGAAGACGCGCACCAGATGATCGAGATCGCGGATGTCGCCGATAATCGACCTCATGCCTTCGCCGACGCGCGCGGTGTCAAACAGGCTCGGCTTGGTCGGCGCAGCAAGTGCATAACCGGTCACCTCGGCTCCGAGTTGTTGCAGCCACAAGCAAAGCCAGCCACCCTTGAAGCCCGTGTGGCCGGTTACGAGAACGCGTTTGCCTCGCCAGAATTGCTCGTTCATGCCCACACTTTCCACGGTGCCTGGTTCGAGTTCCAAAGATCTTCAAGGTGATTCTTGTCGCGCAAGGTATCCATGGGTTGCCAGAAACCGCTATGGAACCATGCCTGCATCTGTCCTTCGCGCGCAAGCCGCTCCATGGGGCCGCGTTCCCAGATCGTGTCGTCGCCGTCGATGTATTCGATCACCTTGGGTGACAGCACGAAGAAACCACCGTTGATCCACGCGCCGTCGCCGTGCGGCTTTTCCTGAAAGCTGCGAATGAGGTTTTCCTGCACATCTAGCGCGCCGAAACGGCCGGGAGGCTGTGTTGCGGTCAGCGTGGCGAGCTTGCCGCCTGCACGGTGGAATTCAATCAACTTTGTGATGTCGACGTTGCCGACACCATCGCCATAGGTAAAGCAGAAATCTTCGCCGCCGAGGTACTGCGCGACGCGCTTCAGGCGGCCACCGGTCTGGGTTTGCTCGCCGGTATCGATTAGCGTGACGCGCCACGACTCCGCGTTGTTCTGGTGAACTTCCATTGTGTTGTCGGACATGTTGAACGTGACGTCGGACATGTGCAGGAAGTAGTTCGCGAAGTATTCCTTGATAACGTAACCCTTATACCCGCAGCACACGATGAAGTCGTTGACGCCATGGGCGGAATACGTCTTCATGATGTGCCAGAGGATGGGGCGGCCGCCGATTTCGATCATCGGCTTTGGCTTCAGATAGGTTTCCTCGGAAATTCGGGTGCCCAAGCCACCAGCGAGCAACACTGCTTTCATTTAAATTGCGTCCTCTTTACCGGATCGGGGGTCGGTGTTGTGCCAGATCTGTGAAATTTGATAGTCTGGCGCCGCTGCGAGGTCCGAACGCAAGACCAGATGAAGCTTCGCCGGGGCATTCAGCGAACCCGCAGGATCGACAGATTGGCCGTCTGTCGTTTATTAAGCGCCCGCCTAGCAGCCATCAGTACGACAGGCAGGCCGGAATGACCGACGCTGACACGTGTCTCACAAGGGCTCGGGCAGCGGGTCCATGCTGTGATTGATATTCAGCCAATGCAAGAGTGGCTCTTTTAAAAAACGTC
The sequence above is drawn from the Paraburkholderia sp. BL23I1N1 genome and encodes:
- the rfbG gene encoding CDP-glucose 4,6-dehydratase, encoding MNEQFWRGKRVLVTGHTGFKGGWLCLWLQQLGAEVTGYALAAPTKPSLFDTARVGEGMRSIIGDIRDLDHLVRVFDENQPEIVIHMAAQPLVRLSYKEPVETYSTNVMGTVLLLEAVRRTSSVRAVVNVTSDKCYENREWVWGYRETEPMGGFDPYSNSKGCAELVTDAYRNSYFNPHAFAEHRVALASGRAGNVIGGGDWAGDRLIPDMMRAVSACVPVQIRNPHAIRPWQHVLEPLSGYLLLAEKLHTEGTKFTGGWNFGPNDSDTQPVQWIVEHLVSRWGDGAAWQRDAAPQPHEATYLKLDCSKAKNLLGWSPRWTLSEAIDHIVEWHQAFLRNADMRALSLSQINAYQVK
- the rfbF gene encoding glucose-1-phosphate cytidylyltransferase, whose product is MKAVLLAGGLGTRISEETYLKPKPMIEIGGRPILWHIMKTYSAHGVNDFIVCCGYKGYVIKEYFANYFLHMSDVTFNMSDNTMEVHQNNAESWRVTLIDTGEQTQTGGRLKRVAQYLGGEDFCFTYGDGVGNVDITKLIEFHRAGGKLATLTATQPPGRFGALDVQENLIRSFQEKPHGDGAWINGGFFVLSPKVIEYIDGDDTIWERGPMERLAREGQMQAWFHSGFWQPMDTLRDKNHLEDLWNSNQAPWKVWA
- a CDS encoding glycosyltransferase family 2 protein, producing the protein MSDKKLISIVAGCFNERDNIAELHQRITAVMAQVPHLDYEILLIDNASTDGTVEVIREIAAQDKRLKAIVNVRNFGHIRSPYHALLLAQGDAVIGMASDLEDPPELILDFIRKWEEGFKVAIGVRRKHEERGLMPLMRKAYYALITRISEVEQVQNFTGFGLYDKAVMDILRKIEDPYPYFRGLICEIGYARAEVPFDKPVRKRGISKGTFLVYLDSALLGIVNHSKAPLRLATMIGIAMSGLSFLTGIYYFVRKLLAWSEFQMGIAPLAIGLFFFMGMLFLLMGLLGEYVGLLVTHTVKRPMVVERERINFD
- a CDS encoding GtrA family protein; the protein is MLNKLKAVFTGDRESRKKMLRYLLVGGLNTAFGYFATVGLYYALRPHLHIVVIGVIANVICITESFITYKLFVFNSRAPWLREYLRCYVVYGSSALIGIAGLWLLVNVLGIPFWLAQGMLMGVSVAISYAGHDRFTFKKVQRG
- the rfbH gene encoding lipopolysaccharide biosynthesis protein RfbH translates to MNPSKEQLREQIIQLVGQFGELATRAPDFEAGVTVIPPSGKVIGARELELMVDASLDGWLTTGRFNEQFEQRLAKFIGVQHLITVNSGSSANLVAFSTLTSPKLGDRAIKPGDEVIGVAAGFPTTVNPILQFGAVPVFVDVELGTYNIDASKIEAAISPKTKAIMLAHTLGNPYNLDVIVALCKKHNLWLIEDCCDALGSTYNGKMVGTFGDIGTLSFYPAHHITMGEGGAVFTNDPDLRLIAESFRDWGRDCYCPPGKDNTCGKRFCWKLGNLPEGYDHKYTYSHLGYNLKITDMQAACGLAQLDRAAEFVEARRRNFAYLKDRLSSCAEFLILPEATPNSDPSWFGFPITLKPEAGLRRVDLLTYLDQNKIGTRLLFAGNLTRQPYMIGRNYRVSGELTNTDVIMNDTFWVGTFPGLKQPQLDYIAEKIETFLGVNF